A genome region from Arachis duranensis cultivar V14167 chromosome 8, aradu.V14167.gnm2.J7QH, whole genome shotgun sequence includes the following:
- the LOC127741164 gene encoding uncharacterized protein LOC127741164, which translates to MFVFLLQLLPLLLLPVLSTATTPSTAVTPHFRSLCVVVLRLCPCELFKFHFNHNFRDKRDVSARAFPLMFIFLSHLCSLHHRAVAACTQHRHYSFFCRQTTLPSPSVLLCTSSLSLRTTQKKCDCKHPLVIKYTEVVPCQCLRLTGRRTRFMARICVIWQSCFLIKRPSIMM; encoded by the exons ATGTTCGTGTTCTTACTACAGCTACTACCGTTGTTGTTGCTGCCTGTACTTAGCACCGCCACCACTCCTTCTACTGCCGTCACACCACACTTCCGGTCCCTTTGCGTTGTTGTGCTTCGTCTCTGCCCCTGCGAACTATTCAAATTTCATTTTAATCATAATTTCAGAGATAAAAGAGATGTCTCTGCTAGGGCTTTTCCACTAATGTTCATATTCTTGTCACATCTCTGCAGCCTACACCATCGCGCTGTTGCTGCCTGCACTCAGCACCGCCACTACTCCTTTTTCTGCCGCCAAACCACACTTCCCAGTCCCTCTGTATTGTTGTGTACTTCGTCTCTGTCCCTGCGAACTACTCAG AAAAAATGTGATTGTAAGCATCCCCTGGTGATAAAATATACAGAAGTGGTACCCTGTCAATGTTTGAG GTTGACGGGAAGAAGAACAAGGTTTATGGCCAGAATCTGTGTTATTTGGCAAAGTTGTTTCTTGATCAAAAGACCCTCTATTATGATGTAG
- the LOC107463506 gene encoding F-box/kelch-repeat protein At3g23880-like — protein MKSAPIPEGWPELLRCTTTKPPPIILDELIAEILLRIPARSLVRLRNSVCSSWRTLISSSQFAKDHLRRSMAADPALTHPCIAYYSSRYSYPTIGVFSIRSVFENRPHEPTKVVAYEGRCHRLIIGSCNGLLCLHDNERAMLWNPCTGFTSQPLEIGGIFYVSGFGYDHVNDKYKLFLIEEKKSGSVTRIFTFGPNSTWRTIQDFPYRLHDPNNKAILMNTVGHFVSGTGTLNWLLCSGLTSFVAVLSLDLVKETYSQICLPSRDSDDDLSVFPELATLRGCLAVCYETKKTHWTLWIMKEYGLPHSWTKLAIIPCHPLLLDPPLNSALEPMYMLKNDVLLVNSPNGKFVLCNLNDGSINFPNIDSSGDGMTKLRPLSRCSGPRIFHIYHESLVSPWHFGLPSCSSEMRLVKPSL, from the coding sequence ATGAAGAGCGCTCCCATTCCCGAGGGGTGGCCGGAACTGCTCCGCTGTACCACCACAAAACCACCGCCTATCATTCTGGACGAGCTCATAGCGGAAATCCTGCTGAGGATTCCGGCAAGGTCTCTTGTTCGATTAAGGAACAGCGTCTGTAGTTCATGGAGAACCCTAATTTCCAGCTCCCAATTTGCCAAGGACCACCTTCGACGTTCAATGGCGGCGGATCCAGCCTTGACCCACCCATGTATTGCCTATTATAGCTCCAGGTACTCATACCCCACAATCGGAGTTTTCTCCATCCGATCTGTGTTCGAGAACCGTCCCCATGAACCCACCAAAGTAGTTGCCTATGAGGGACGATGCCACCGTCTCATCATTGGCTCTTGTAATGGATTGCTGTGCTTGCACGATAACGAGCGTGCCATGCTGTGGAACCCCTGCACCGGATTCACATCTCAGCCGCTTGAAATTGGTGGTATCTTCTACGTCTCTGGATTCGGTTATGATCATGTGAACGACAAGTATAAGCTTTTCCTCATTGAGGAAAAGAAATCTGGATCTGTCACCAGAATTTTCACATTCGGCCCAAACTCTACCTGGAGAACAATTCAGGATTTCCCATATAGACTACATGACCCCAATAACAAGGCTATTCTGATGAATACGGTAGGGCATTTTGTAAGTGGCACTGGCACCCTTAATTGGCTTCTTTGCAGCGGTCTTACTAGTTTTGTCGCAGTTCTTTCGCTTGACTTGGTGAAAGAGACTTATAGTCAGATTTGCCTTCCCAGTAGGGATTCAGATGATGATCTCAGTGTGTTTCCCGAACTGGCTACCCTGAGGGGTTGTCTTGCTGTTTGTTATGAGACTAAGAAAACTCATTGGACTCTCTGGATCATGAAGGAGTATGGACTTCCTCATTCTTGGACTAAATTGGCCATAATCCCCTGCCACCCACTACTCCTTGATCCTCCTTTAAATTCTGCATTAGAGCCTATGTACATGTTGAAAAATGATGTTCTACTGGTGAATTCTCCTAATGGCAAGTTTGTTTTATGTAACTTAAATGATGGCAGCATAAATTTTCCTAATATTGACAGCTCCGGTGATGGCATGACCAAACTCCGTCCTTTGTCTCGGTGTTCAGGCCCAAGGATCTTTCACATCTATCATGAAAGCTTAGTTTCACCCTGGCACTTTGGTCTTCCATCTTGCTCGTCTGAAATGCGGTTAGTTAAGCCCAGCCTATAA
- the LOC107463504 gene encoding arginine-specific demethylase JMJ20 isoform X2 has product MLVSEFIGRCLQDVEGSAVQCSNSHSVPYLKDWHFVKEYPEYVAYKTPMFFCDDWLNLYLDNYRMHTDSDTYQENNEICCSDYRFVYMGVKGSWTPLHADVFRSYSWSANVCGKKRWLFLDPSQHHLVFDRNMKNCVYNIFDEVSDSKFPGFKKAIWLECMQEAGEIIFVPSGWYHQVHNLEDTISINHNWFNAYNLSWVWNLLLRDYNEAKEYIEDIKDVCEDFEGLCQRNLAANTGMNFYDFFTFISRFTLANIVLLCYINGRHGNITQISSTIPQHLLMNLGSIRKVALEMKDRHALKGNQDRAVDIIETLENPRFCKLCMDIGRTFAMIHEESHLSFDFESASAGEIADLTVLKAYTSSEFYTPEDLVEFIDNAVAEHGDCYINSSVI; this is encoded by the exons ATGCTGGTTTCGGAGTTTATAGGACGTTGCCTTCAAGATGTTGAAGGTTCTGCAGTCCAATGTAGCAATAGTCACTCTGTACCGTATTTGAAGGATTGGCATTTTGTAAAG GAGTATCCAGAATATGTAGCTTATAAAACTCCAATGTTCTTTTGTGATGATTGGCTTAACCTGTATCTTGACAACTACAGAATGCATACTGATTCTGACACATACCAAGAAAATAACGAAATATGTTGCTCTGACTATCGTTTTGTATACATGGGAGTTAAAG GATCTTGGACTCCTCTTCATGCCGATGTTTTCCGGTCATATAGCTGGTCGGCAAATGTTTGCGGAAAAAAGAGATGGCTTTTTCTAGATCCTTCCCAACATCATCTTGTATTTGACAG GAATATGAAAAATTGTGTATATAATATCTTTGATGAAGTATCTGACTCAAAATTTCCTGGTTTCAAAAAG GCTATCTGGttagaatgcatgcaagaagcAGGTGAAATTATATTTGTTCCCAGTGGATGGTACCATCAAGTTCATAATTTG GAGGATACAATATCTATAAACCACAACTGGTTCAATGCGTATAACCTTTCATGGGTG TGGAATTTACTTTTGAGGGACTACAATGAGGCCAAAGAATACATAGAAGACATCAAGGATGTATGTGAGGATTTCGAAGGTCTTTGCCAGCGCAATCTTGCTGCTAACACGG GGATGAACTTTTATGACTTCTTTACTTTCATATCACGCTTCACCTTGGCCAACATTGTCTTGCTTTGTTATATAAATGGAAGACATGGAAATATCACTCAAATCTCATCAACAATACCTCAGCATTTATTGATGAATCTTGGATCCATAAGGAAGGTTGCATTGGAGATGAAAGACAGGCATGCTCTAAAAGGAAATCAGGATCGCGCTGTGGACATTATAGAAACACTTGAAAATCCTAGGTTTTGCAAATTGTGCATGGATATAGGAAGAACATTTGCAATGATACATGAAGAGTCTCATTTGTCCTTTGATTTCGAGAGCGCTTCGGCTGGTGAAATAGCGGATCTCACTGTTTTGAAAGCATACACTTCATCTGAGTTCTACACACCTGAAGATCTTGTTGAATTTATAGACAATGCTGTTGCAGAACATGGTGACTGTTACATCAACTCATCTGTAATATAA
- the LOC107463504 gene encoding arginine-specific demethylase JMJ20 isoform X1, with amino-acid sequence MNIKKGEIEKVNWKNLSYSEFVERFMQKNKPLLLNGFSEHHNWRASVDWVTPLGHPNFQFFSTNFGDSKVQVADCDKREFTDQKREEMLVSEFIGRCLQDVEGSAVQCSNSHSVPYLKDWHFVKEYPEYVAYKTPMFFCDDWLNLYLDNYRMHTDSDTYQENNEICCSDYRFVYMGVKGSWTPLHADVFRSYSWSANVCGKKRWLFLDPSQHHLVFDRNMKNCVYNIFDEVSDSKFPGFKKAIWLECMQEAGEIIFVPSGWYHQVHNLEDTISINHNWFNAYNLSWVWNLLLRDYNEAKEYIEDIKDVCEDFEGLCQRNLAANTGMNFYDFFTFISRFTLANIVLLCYINGRHGNITQISSTIPQHLLMNLGSIRKVALEMKDRHALKGNQDRAVDIIETLENPRFCKLCMDIGRTFAMIHEESHLSFDFESASAGEIADLTVLKAYTSSEFYTPEDLVEFIDNAVAEHGDCYINSSVI; translated from the exons ATGAACATAAAAAAGGGTGAGATTGAGAAGGTGAATTGGAAGAATTTGAGTTACAGTGAATTTGTGGAGAGATTCATGCAAAAAAACAAACCTTTGTTGCTCAATGGATTCTCGGAACATCACAATTGGAGAGCTTCAGTTGATTGGGTCACCCCTCTTGGCCACcccaattttcaatttttctccACAAATTTTGGGGATTCCAAAGTTCAG GTTGCAGattgtgacaaaagagagttcACCGATCAGAAAAGGGAGGAGATGCTGGTTTCGGAGTTTATAGGACGTTGCCTTCAAGATGTTGAAGGTTCTGCAGTCCAATGTAGCAATAGTCACTCTGTACCGTATTTGAAGGATTGGCATTTTGTAAAG GAGTATCCAGAATATGTAGCTTATAAAACTCCAATGTTCTTTTGTGATGATTGGCTTAACCTGTATCTTGACAACTACAGAATGCATACTGATTCTGACACATACCAAGAAAATAACGAAATATGTTGCTCTGACTATCGTTTTGTATACATGGGAGTTAAAG GATCTTGGACTCCTCTTCATGCCGATGTTTTCCGGTCATATAGCTGGTCGGCAAATGTTTGCGGAAAAAAGAGATGGCTTTTTCTAGATCCTTCCCAACATCATCTTGTATTTGACAG GAATATGAAAAATTGTGTATATAATATCTTTGATGAAGTATCTGACTCAAAATTTCCTGGTTTCAAAAAG GCTATCTGGttagaatgcatgcaagaagcAGGTGAAATTATATTTGTTCCCAGTGGATGGTACCATCAAGTTCATAATTTG GAGGATACAATATCTATAAACCACAACTGGTTCAATGCGTATAACCTTTCATGGGTG TGGAATTTACTTTTGAGGGACTACAATGAGGCCAAAGAATACATAGAAGACATCAAGGATGTATGTGAGGATTTCGAAGGTCTTTGCCAGCGCAATCTTGCTGCTAACACGG GGATGAACTTTTATGACTTCTTTACTTTCATATCACGCTTCACCTTGGCCAACATTGTCTTGCTTTGTTATATAAATGGAAGACATGGAAATATCACTCAAATCTCATCAACAATACCTCAGCATTTATTGATGAATCTTGGATCCATAAGGAAGGTTGCATTGGAGATGAAAGACAGGCATGCTCTAAAAGGAAATCAGGATCGCGCTGTGGACATTATAGAAACACTTGAAAATCCTAGGTTTTGCAAATTGTGCATGGATATAGGAAGAACATTTGCAATGATACATGAAGAGTCTCATTTGTCCTTTGATTTCGAGAGCGCTTCGGCTGGTGAAATAGCGGATCTCACTGTTTTGAAAGCATACACTTCATCTGAGTTCTACACACCTGAAGATCTTGTTGAATTTATAGACAATGCTGTTGCAGAACATGGTGACTGTTACATCAACTCATCTGTAATATAA